The following proteins are co-located in the Candidatus Eremiobacteraceae bacterium genome:
- a CDS encoding SRPBCC family protein, translated as MADVIHQEIDFKASPTRIYEALMDSQQHADFTANGAADISREPGGTFTCHGGAISGRNIELVPGKRIVQAWRVANWDEGIYSIVKFELKDYDGGTRIVLDHAGFPDGDAEHLGEGWHARYWEPLRKYLV; from the coding sequence ATGGCCGACGTCATCCATCAAGAGATCGATTTCAAGGCGAGCCCAACGCGCATCTACGAAGCGTTGATGGATTCACAACAGCATGCCGATTTCACCGCCAACGGTGCGGCAGACATCAGTCGCGAGCCGGGCGGAACGTTCACATGCCACGGCGGCGCGATTTCCGGCAGAAATATCGAGCTCGTCCCCGGCAAACGCATCGTGCAGGCGTGGCGCGTGGCCAACTGGGATGAGGGGATTTACTCGATCGTCAAGTTCGAATTGAAAGACTATGATGGCGGGACTCGCATCGTTCTCGATCATGCCGGATTTCCGGATGGTGACGCCGAGCATCTCGGAGAGGGCTGGCACGCACGATACTGGGAA
- a CDS encoding VOC family protein — translation MSVKAYGINHVAIEVTDIGKAVAFYEDVFALEKKDDGEGDAFFQIGEHQFLAMFEVDKMSADRTRHFGIIVRDEAQIAEVREKIVKKYGLKLIPGFRCDFHDPFGNRIQVVDLHDESLVWMLPYREVQDAGIRFSA, via the coding sequence ATGAGCGTCAAAGCGTATGGCATCAATCACGTCGCGATCGAGGTGACCGATATCGGCAAAGCGGTAGCTTTCTACGAAGATGTGTTCGCGTTGGAGAAAAAGGATGACGGCGAAGGCGACGCGTTCTTTCAGATCGGCGAGCATCAATTCTTAGCGATGTTCGAGGTCGACAAGATGTCCGCCGACAGGACGCGGCACTTCGGGATCATCGTGCGGGATGAGGCCCAGATCGCCGAAGTGCGCGAGAAGATCGTGAAGAAATACGGCTTGAAACTCATCCCCGGGTTTCGTTGCGATTTCCACGATCCATTCGGCAACCGCATCCAAGTCGTCGACCTTCACGATGAATCGCTGGTGTGGATGCTGCCGTATCGAGAAGTCCAAGACGCAGGCATTAGATTCTCCGCGTAG